From a region of the Deinococcus budaensis genome:
- a CDS encoding single-stranded DNA-binding protein — protein sequence MALGLNRVTLGGRLAEDAALRYTPTGMAVLEGTLHGQEELFVGDDVRMVEWYHRFEQVGKAAEYSDKRPCVKGTPMVLDGSLEYSEWEAPEGGKRSALKVKALQLAVLDAPADAVLGLNQVLVSGHLARDVQLRQTAAKEPVLEMRVGVTDRFKNRQGQPQEKTHWIDVVLWRHLALTHQGTRKGTGVVVGGRLFNEPWTDREGNKRLSTKVEARSVQLLARSSQDAPANGA from the coding sequence ATGGCCTTGGGACTGAACCGGGTGACCCTGGGGGGGCGGTTGGCGGAGGACGCGGCGCTGCGGTACACGCCGACCGGTATGGCGGTACTGGAAGGCACCTTGCACGGGCAGGAGGAGCTGTTCGTCGGGGACGACGTGCGGATGGTGGAGTGGTACCACCGCTTCGAGCAGGTCGGGAAGGCCGCCGAGTACTCGGACAAGCGCCCCTGCGTGAAGGGCACGCCGATGGTGCTGGACGGCTCGCTGGAGTACAGCGAGTGGGAAGCGCCGGAAGGCGGCAAGCGCAGCGCGCTGAAGGTCAAGGCCTTGCAGCTCGCGGTGCTGGACGCTCCGGCGGACGCGGTGCTCGGCCTGAACCAGGTGCTGGTCTCCGGTCACCTGGCGCGCGACGTGCAGCTCCGGCAGACGGCGGCGAAGGAACCGGTGCTGGAGATGCGGGTCGGCGTGACGGACCGCTTCAAAAACCGCCAGGGCCAGCCGCAGGAGAAGACGCACTGGATAGACGTGGTGTTGTGGCGCCACCTGGCCCTGACGCACCAGGGTACGCGCAAGGGGACGGGCGTGGTGGTGGGAGGGCGGCTGTTCAACGAGCCGTGGACGGATCGCGAGGGCAACAAGCGCCTCTCCACGAAGGTGGAAGCGCGGAGCGTGCAGCTTCTCGCGCGCAGCAGTCAGGACGCCCCAGCAAACGGTGCCTGA
- a CDS encoding ParB/RepB/Spo0J family partition protein, producing the protein MDATPLFQDSGERQYQVVPLAEIEPPELRGARNPIGPSVGEFGILTPLELYPAPQGSPYRYRVSAGSRRFHTAWDVGLTDVPAFVSSNDGSAADITGIENLGRSNNPVAEALALRKKLNQGYNLKGVADLWGAPLGTLKKRARLLELPEWVLDLVGERVAVGVVEQIAGLNEPYRTQAVEALQAKVAGNLGAKFTADDLKGARVAHAEDLGDVLGAALMDAPAPLIEVDVVADLASRVGAMARHEGVDLGALAQALLNLVRDGAAPETSATRCPPWRPRRSPPHQRCPLRPP; encoded by the coding sequence ATGGACGCAACACCGCTGTTTCAGGACTCAGGCGAGCGGCAGTACCAGGTGGTGCCGCTGGCGGAGATCGAGCCGCCCGAGCTGCGGGGCGCGCGCAACCCCATCGGCCCGAGCGTGGGGGAGTTCGGCATCCTCACGCCGCTGGAGCTGTACCCGGCGCCCCAGGGCAGTCCCTACCGGTACCGCGTCTCTGCCGGGAGCCGCCGCTTCCACACCGCCTGGGACGTGGGGCTGACGGACGTGCCCGCGTTCGTGAGCAGCAATGACGGGTCGGCGGCGGACATCACCGGCATCGAGAACCTAGGGCGCTCGAACAACCCGGTCGCCGAGGCGCTGGCCCTGCGCAAGAAGCTGAATCAGGGTTACAACCTCAAGGGGGTCGCGGACCTGTGGGGTGCGCCGCTCGGTACCTTGAAGAAGCGCGCCCGGCTGCTCGAGCTGCCCGAGTGGGTGCTGGACCTGGTCGGCGAGCGGGTGGCCGTCGGCGTGGTCGAGCAGATTGCCGGGCTGAACGAGCCGTACCGCACGCAGGCGGTCGAGGCCTTACAGGCCAAGGTAGCGGGGAACCTGGGCGCGAAGTTCACGGCCGACGACCTCAAGGGCGCGCGGGTCGCCCACGCCGAGGACCTGGGCGACGTCCTCGGCGCCGCCCTGATGGACGCCCCGGCGCCACTGATCGAGGTGGACGTGGTCGCCGACCTGGCGAGCCGGGTGGGGGCGATGGCCCGCCACGAGGGCGTAGACCTCGGCGCGCTGGCCCAGGCGCTGCTGAACCTGGTCCGGGACGGCGCCGCGCCGGAGACATCGGCCACGCGGTGCCCACCGTGGAGGCCACGCCGGAGCCCACCCCACCAGAGGTGCCCGCTCCGCCCGCCGTAA
- a CDS encoding AAA family ATPase — translation MPRRSARAKPTPPAEGERRAMGGYLSQYRWAAARVLRDLERGLAWIRLADPGAGRTDDLQVGFDLRVDAYQVKWSQYPAPFTFQQLVAQGGDTPPLVAQLADGWTRLRASNPGRRVVVHLVTNDLPSTRDRLPLADGARHSHFAAFMEEGWRPGPRHAPGAWRGAWRALQQASGLGEPEFERFTADCDLLFGEKLPAPSGAPGAGAPQEPFLEHLVRHFMAVVADPGGTVEVSRAELLARLGAGAGQFRARHDFPVGAAYVASGATATAFAQALDRLPGGYVAVFGPPGAGKSTFLTAALRERPERVVRYYAYVPDTHDPVVARGEAVNFLHDIVMALEQAGVPAGARVRPLEREALLGAWHTQLRHLHEEWRTQGVRTVILIDGLDHIPREQRPNRSLLQDLPLPEEVREGVFLVLGTQTDHLDGLPTRVAVALREPSRRVDVQPLNREEVARLVEQARLPVPLDPERQRRVFDASSGHPLALSYLLQRLAGAATVVDVDEALSTAAVFGGDVALEYETYWSALEAEEPVRALLGRLCRLRRVVDLEWVETWADRRTLQRFVALTWQYFRRETDTRWYFFHNSFRLFLLSRTARRLFGPGQDEALDRALHAELADRCAASGSPVWRWEELYHRARAQQGDVVLGWVTPAWAREQFFALRPHDALQTDVLLALREATARRDGVALARCALILSELQQRASQLDVAEFDFADLLLDLNEAQAAAELLRDGGKLRVKRARALDLSVRLLEAGLETEARAVFGLAEPFELFSGRAVALDYPDEPREDIQAWARAAPHFRQMPYLIGAIERIRFERTRGWETSEDPTREWQAHLLLLTGLGAIDTRNEGDVSLVDAALNARSDAAEARFWLAMHRWRETPGARRELVQGAAEAFAGASLSANARLTLAEAVLRDLGDPVRAAELAEGLSPPSLDDVLNVQNAEQVFHRHLRHYRLLFALGREDEARSAVPGAERDGQRGLVAYERALNVLGRLWADAWRGRLRSGAALFHEVQVFIPLFDNFRPRGGDGVASYQVPHQRAAFLEWVVDVAHAHGPAAFDEVRRLVQAQWDSPPSRAAWPVAVRRRVARRFLAHGASPAWVVAALHDVQADMPRHAEMFGQLEDVAEQVRAWIEVGELPAARGMLHEAQALSFKVGQRKDEQMTDWVGWLGRHLRAHPGDAGEQLAWWARAVASLEHFTETGAERRAAQELIEVAYGRGADYGTGLFEWFVSRGTLSFAAGLSALLGAAVRGASGETLALVGAGVRDLLIASSASAQPGAVGRYLRRTAEMGGRALAEAETSDLRRAVALYALPSELADWMEGLRDVAGELDLEVPGLDVNAPPTGVQDYDSRVLRRTSGPPLSLAQVLRRVHTLDEFFDLLGEQAEGRSFGWAPVMRALAPSLGPGEVQRLAEEVRAGRAGLGQGVESGRSLVLAALARSLVAAGQAEGAWALGLEALHTSSSSGWTRWIDGGTRVEALAALVAADPARGHALAFDVLARDIEAQPYLAQTVAQELDMVLPLLADLPPTEAVWGEINGYVQAMFARAPLPDDDPTFPAPGQAEDDVLARGLVRVARHPVPLLAFGARRALTRLWGSGHGAVTRALREGVNGDEATREALAIVLEGAGRDWPDLLRGWSGELSAWALTDNVALRDSAVRLRGRLGLVRAAPPRRALPLEYALVVPGDVAAPSFLFPVRSDDALPDSADPAQTLRPYNEVLEYVADLAGLGGRAVLWRARRLMGELRPEAAWSASGERALRDRLDRAGLRLTFNRPRAALARRALFHIVAELLDAGQLDAADQRLLRSELRFFDPAFVTREPEPRPEFVAAPRRGWARSPAAWEDVVAGAAAGLPFVLTDGRVVLAEESLFRLVDQGRPFERRSSRVDRAALLYEVPGGVRFPRSVLVNAWLDDCAAGTGPDEDVPLIVEHEGRGFDTPGEGWLALHPALGTRLGWSFDARGLFRWTDGQGQVMVESLWWQAGGADHAQIASNAALGRGWMVVATAAGWAALRSAFSRWRRVVRVERGREPTPDSVDEKAVDQEVHEV, via the coding sequence TTGCCGCGTAGATCGGCGCGTGCGAAACCGACTCCGCCCGCCGAGGGCGAGCGGCGCGCGATGGGCGGGTATCTCTCCCAGTACCGCTGGGCGGCGGCCCGCGTCCTGCGCGACCTCGAGCGCGGCCTCGCCTGGATTCGGCTCGCCGACCCCGGCGCGGGGCGCACGGACGACCTCCAGGTCGGGTTCGACCTGCGGGTGGACGCGTACCAGGTCAAGTGGAGCCAGTACCCCGCGCCCTTCACCTTCCAACAGCTGGTGGCGCAGGGCGGCGACACGCCGCCGCTGGTGGCACAACTCGCCGACGGCTGGACCCGGCTGCGCGCCAGCAACCCTGGGCGGCGCGTGGTCGTGCACCTCGTCACCAACGACCTGCCGTCCACCCGGGACCGCCTGCCCCTCGCCGACGGCGCCCGGCACTCCCACTTCGCCGCCTTTATGGAGGAGGGGTGGAGGCCCGGGCCGCGCCACGCCCCGGGGGCCTGGCGCGGGGCGTGGCGGGCCCTACAGCAGGCCAGCGGGCTAGGCGAGCCGGAGTTCGAGCGGTTCACCGCCGACTGCGATCTGTTATTCGGAGAGAAACTCCCGGCCCCGAGCGGCGCCCCCGGGGCCGGGGCGCCGCAGGAGCCATTTCTCGAGCACCTGGTCCGGCACTTCATGGCCGTGGTGGCCGACCCCGGGGGCACGGTCGAGGTGTCGCGCGCCGAGCTTCTGGCGAGGCTGGGCGCCGGGGCCGGGCAGTTCCGGGCGCGACACGACTTTCCAGTGGGCGCCGCGTACGTGGCGAGCGGGGCGACGGCCACCGCGTTTGCCCAAGCCCTGGACAGGTTGCCCGGCGGGTACGTCGCCGTGTTCGGCCCGCCCGGGGCGGGCAAGTCGACGTTCCTGACGGCGGCGCTACGAGAGCGGCCCGAGCGGGTGGTGCGATATTACGCGTACGTGCCCGACACGCACGATCCCGTGGTCGCTCGCGGCGAGGCGGTGAACTTCCTGCACGATATTGTGATGGCGCTCGAGCAGGCGGGCGTGCCAGCCGGGGCGCGCGTGCGCCCATTGGAGCGGGAGGCGCTCCTGGGCGCATGGCATACCCAGCTACGGCACCTGCACGAGGAGTGGCGCACCCAGGGCGTCCGCACCGTCATCCTGATCGACGGTCTCGACCACATCCCGCGCGAGCAGCGCCCGAACCGGTCGCTCCTGCAGGACCTCCCCCTGCCTGAGGAGGTCCGTGAGGGGGTGTTCCTGGTACTGGGCACGCAGACGGACCACCTTGACGGCCTCCCGACGCGGGTGGCTGTGGCGCTGCGGGAGCCCTCGAGGCGCGTCGACGTGCAGCCCCTCAACCGGGAGGAGGTCGCCCGGTTGGTAGAGCAAGCGCGTCTTCCAGTGCCGCTCGACCCAGAGCGGCAGCGGCGCGTGTTCGACGCGTCGAGCGGGCACCCGCTCGCCCTGTCGTACTTGCTCCAACGTCTGGCGGGCGCCGCGACGGTGGTGGACGTAGACGAGGCGCTCAGCACGGCGGCGGTCTTCGGGGGCGACGTAGCCCTCGAGTACGAGACGTACTGGTCTGCTCTGGAGGCCGAGGAGCCGGTGCGCGCCCTGCTCGGCCGGCTGTGCCGGCTGCGCCGGGTGGTGGACCTCGAGTGGGTCGAAACCTGGGCTGACCGCAGAACCCTGCAGAGGTTCGTCGCGCTGACGTGGCAATACTTCCGCCGCGAGACCGACACGCGCTGGTACTTCTTCCACAACAGCTTCCGGCTCTTCCTGCTTAGCCGCACGGCGCGCCGCCTGTTCGGCCCCGGGCAGGACGAGGCCCTCGACCGGGCGCTGCACGCCGAACTCGCTGACCGGTGCGCGGCGTCCGGGTCGCCCGTGTGGCGCTGGGAGGAGCTGTACCACCGGGCCCGCGCCCAGCAGGGGGACGTCGTGCTGGGGTGGGTCACCCCGGCCTGGGCACGCGAGCAGTTCTTCGCCCTGCGCCCGCACGACGCCCTCCAGACCGACGTGCTGCTCGCGCTGCGCGAGGCGACGGCGCGCCGCGACGGGGTGGCCCTCGCGCGCTGCGCGCTCATCCTCTCGGAGTTGCAGCAGCGCGCGTCCCAGCTCGACGTGGCCGAGTTCGACTTTGCGGACCTGCTGCTCGACCTGAACGAAGCCCAGGCGGCCGCCGAGCTCCTGCGCGACGGCGGGAAGCTGCGCGTGAAGCGTGCCCGCGCCCTCGACCTCAGCGTGCGCCTGCTGGAGGCGGGACTGGAGACCGAGGCGCGCGCCGTGTTCGGTCTCGCCGAGCCGTTCGAACTGTTCTCCGGCCGTGCGGTGGCCCTGGATTATCCGGACGAACCCCGCGAGGACATTCAGGCGTGGGCGCGCGCCGCACCACATTTCCGGCAGATGCCTTACCTGATTGGTGCGATCGAGCGCATCAGGTTTGAGCGCACGCGGGGGTGGGAAACCTCCGAGGACCCGACGCGTGAGTGGCAGGCACACCTGCTGCTGCTCACTGGCCTCGGCGCCATTGACACGAGGAACGAGGGGGACGTCTCACTCGTGGACGCCGCCTTGAACGCCCGAAGCGACGCCGCAGAAGCGCGGTTCTGGCTCGCCATGCACCGCTGGCGGGAGACTCCCGGGGCCCGGCGCGAACTTGTTCAGGGCGCGGCAGAAGCCTTTGCGGGCGCAAGCCTGTCCGCGAACGCGCGGCTGACGCTCGCTGAGGCGGTGCTCCGCGACCTGGGTGACCCGGTTCGCGCCGCCGAACTGGCCGAAGGCCTCTCCCCTCCAAGTCTGGACGACGTCCTGAACGTACAGAACGCCGAACAGGTGTTTCACCGGCACCTGCGGCACTACCGCCTGCTGTTCGCCCTGGGGCGGGAGGACGAGGCACGCTCGGCGGTCCCGGGGGCCGAGCGGGACGGCCAGCGGGGGCTGGTCGCGTACGAACGCGCCCTCAACGTGCTCGGGCGCCTGTGGGCGGACGCGTGGCGTGGCCGCCTCCGATCTGGGGCCGCGCTGTTCCACGAGGTGCAGGTGTTCATCCCGCTGTTCGACAACTTCCGTCCACGCGGCGGCGACGGGGTGGCGAGCTACCAGGTCCCCCACCAGCGCGCGGCCTTCCTCGAATGGGTGGTGGACGTCGCCCACGCGCACGGTCCGGCGGCGTTCGACGAGGTGCGCCGGCTCGTGCAGGCGCAGTGGGACTCACCGCCCAGCCGCGCGGCATGGCCGGTCGCCGTGCGCCGCCGCGTCGCGCGACGCTTTCTGGCCCACGGCGCGTCCCCCGCCTGGGTCGTCGCGGCCCTGCATGACGTGCAGGCGGACATGCCGCGGCACGCGGAGATGTTCGGGCAGCTGGAGGATGTGGCCGAGCAGGTGCGGGCGTGGATCGAGGTGGGCGAGTTGCCTGCCGCCCGGGGCATGCTGCATGAGGCGCAGGCGCTGTCCTTCAAGGTCGGGCAGCGCAAGGACGAGCAGATGACCGACTGGGTGGGCTGGCTTGGTCGGCACCTTCGGGCACACCCCGGGGACGCCGGGGAACAGCTCGCGTGGTGGGCGCGGGCCGTCGCGTCGCTTGAGCACTTCACCGAGACCGGGGCCGAACGGCGGGCAGCCCAGGAACTGATTGAGGTCGCGTACGGGCGCGGCGCCGACTACGGCACCGGCTTGTTCGAATGGTTCGTCTCCCGCGGGACCCTGTCCTTTGCGGCTGGCCTCTCGGCCCTGCTCGGGGCCGCGGTACGTGGCGCGTCGGGGGAGACGTTGGCCCTGGTGGGCGCGGGGGTGCGCGACCTGCTAATCGCGTCATCCGCGAGCGCCCAACCGGGTGCGGTCGGCAGGTACCTCCGGCGCACTGCGGAAATGGGTGGGCGGGCGCTTGCGGAGGCGGAAACGTCGGACCTGCGACGGGCCGTGGCGCTTTACGCCCTGCCCTCCGAGCTCGCTGACTGGATGGAGGGCCTGAGGGACGTCGCCGGCGAGCTGGACCTCGAGGTCCCAGGTTTGGACGTGAACGCGCCCCCCACGGGCGTGCAGGACTACGACTCGCGGGTGCTGCGCCGGACCTCCGGTCCCCCCCTGAGCCTCGCGCAGGTGCTGCGCCGCGTCCACACGCTCGACGAGTTCTTCGACCTGCTGGGCGAGCAGGCCGAGGGCCGTTCCTTCGGCTGGGCACCGGTGATGCGGGCACTGGCGCCCAGCCTCGGGCCCGGCGAGGTGCAGCGTCTGGCCGAGGAGGTCCGGGCAGGCCGGGCCGGGCTGGGCCAGGGCGTGGAGTCCGGCCGGTCCTTGGTGCTCGCCGCCCTCGCCCGGAGCCTGGTGGCGGCTGGGCAGGCCGAAGGCGCCTGGGCGCTCGGCCTGGAGGCGCTCCACACCTCGAGCAGCAGTGGTTGGACCCGGTGGATCGACGGCGGGACGCGCGTCGAGGCCCTTGCGGCGCTGGTCGCCGCCGATCCCGCCCGGGGCCATGCACTCGCGTTCGATGTCCTCGCACGCGACATCGAGGCGCAGCCGTACCTCGCGCAGACCGTCGCCCAGGAACTCGACATGGTGCTGCCCCTGCTTGCGGACTTACCGCCGACCGAGGCCGTTTGGGGCGAGATAAACGGATACGTTCAGGCGATGTTCGCTCGGGCGCCCCTGCCCGACGACGACCCGACGTTTCCTGCCCCGGGCCAGGCGGAGGACGACGTGCTCGCTCGCGGTCTCGTGCGGGTGGCGCGCCACCCCGTGCCGCTCCTAGCCTTCGGGGCCCGCCGCGCCCTCACGCGGCTGTGGGGCAGCGGTCACGGCGCCGTGACGCGCGCCCTGCGTGAGGGCGTGAACGGGGACGAGGCCACGCGGGAGGCCCTGGCCATCGTGCTTGAGGGCGCCGGGAGGGACTGGCCCGACCTGCTGCGTGGTTGGTCGGGGGAACTCTCGGCCTGGGCGCTGACGGACAACGTGGCGCTGCGGGACAGCGCGGTGAGGCTGCGGGGCCGCCTGGGTCTCGTCAGGGCCGCTCCGCCCCGGCGCGCCCTACCCCTGGAGTACGCCCTAGTGGTACCCGGGGATGTCGCGGCGCCCTCCTTCCTGTTCCCTGTGCGGTCCGACGACGCCCTGCCCGACTCGGCCGACCCGGCCCAGACCCTGCGCCCGTACAACGAGGTGCTGGAGTATGTGGCCGACCTCGCTGGGCTGGGCGGACGGGCCGTGCTGTGGCGGGCGAGGCGGCTGATGGGGGAACTGCGCCCGGAGGCGGCCTGGTCCGCGTCGGGCGAGCGAGCACTGCGTGACAGGCTCGACCGGGCGGGCCTGCGGCTGACATTCAACCGGCCACGCGCGGCCCTAGCGAGGAGGGCGCTGTTCCACATCGTGGCGGAACTCCTCGATGCGGGCCAGCTCGACGCGGCGGACCAGCGCCTGTTGCGGAGCGAGTTGAGGTTCTTCGACCCGGCGTTCGTGACGCGCGAGCCCGAACCTCGCCCCGAGTTCGTAGCGGCGCCCCGCCGCGGGTGGGCCCGCTCGCCCGCTGCCTGGGAGGACGTGGTGGCCGGCGCGGCCGCAGGGCTGCCGTTCGTGCTGACGGACGGGCGCGTCGTCCTAGCCGAGGAAAGCCTGTTTCGCCTGGTGGACCAGGGGCGGCCCTTTGAGCGACGCTCGTCGCGCGTCGACCGCGCGGCCCTCCTGTACGAAGTGCCCGGGGGCGTGCGTTTCCCGAGGTCCGTCCTTGTCAACGCGTGGCTGGACGACTGCGCGGCAGGCACGGGTCCTGACGAGGACGTGCCGCTAATCGTAGAGCACGAGGGGCGTGGCTTCGACACGCCCGGCGAAGGGTGGCTGGCCCTCCACCCAGCGCTAGGAACGCGGTTGGGGTGGTCGTTTGACGCCCGCGGTCTGTTCCGTTGGACGGACGGGCAGGGACAAGTGATGGTGGAGAGCCTGTGGTGGCAGGCGGGCGGCGCCGACCACGCCCAAATCGCCAGCAACGCTGCGCTCGGCCGGGGCTGGATGGTCGTGGCGACGGCGGCCGGTTGGGCCGCGCTGCGCTCGGCCTTCAGCCGCTGGCGACGGGTCGTCCGAGTGGAACGTGGACGTGAACCTACTCCCGACTCCGTGGATGAGAAGGCGGTTGATCAAGAAGTGCATGAGGTGTAG
- a CDS encoding Rad52/Rad22 family DNA repair protein: MPDQPDNLPLSPAATHLSQVQRRFQAPFPSHLVGWKPQAFTKDRGRTLLVAYVDARAVQDRLDAVCPDDWSFEIAVVASTTPTVKGRLTVLGVTREDIGEAGEGEAGTLKAASSDALKRCAVQFGIGRYLYDLPKQWVDWNNARREPATTPELPEWARPDDERTAAGGAHLAQALEQLRHELPEDLDLQREVYKHLKAALGSINAFRRGQNTPA, translated from the coding sequence ATGCCCGACCAGCCCGACAACCTGCCCCTCTCCCCTGCCGCCACCCACCTGTCCCAGGTCCAGCGGCGGTTCCAGGCCCCCTTTCCCAGCCACCTAGTGGGCTGGAAACCGCAGGCCTTCACCAAGGACCGTGGCCGCACGCTGCTGGTGGCCTACGTGGACGCCCGCGCCGTGCAGGACCGGCTGGACGCCGTGTGCCCGGACGACTGGTCCTTCGAGATCGCAGTCGTGGCGAGCACCACCCCCACCGTCAAGGGGCGCTTGACGGTCCTCGGCGTGACCCGCGAGGACATCGGCGAGGCGGGCGAGGGGGAAGCGGGCACCCTCAAGGCCGCCTCCTCGGACGCCCTGAAGCGTTGTGCGGTGCAGTTCGGCATCGGACGCTACCTGTACGACCTGCCCAAGCAGTGGGTGGACTGGAACAACGCGCGGCGCGAGCCCGCCACCACGCCCGAGCTGCCCGAGTGGGCGCGACCGGACGACGAACGCACCGCCGCCGGTGGGGCGCACCTCGCCCAGGCGCTGGAGCAGCTTCGGCATGAGCTGCCGGAGGACCTCGATCTCCAGCGCGAGGTGTACAAGCACCTCAAGGCGGCGCTCGGCAGCATCAATGCCTTCCGGCGCGGCCAGAACACTCCGGCCTGA
- a CDS encoding AAA family ATPase: MPKTFWSAVNAIAFTHTKSQSVWPSLSYHQAIPPGAHSQHKDTTAKSVVGFGVLTAICGVLTGDVQATPGNGQDVLICYPTTGSGQSGNRWLGATVHGTHITFEGGIGRTGPFALTVVLAVLKCHPALVEVETRWWLLVGELSRLRGPRTPAQPTFTKADLRQASNDSDATLAMMALIDSLYYSMKALFSVGEMDHLDVEPTQATLFLPPEEFTILKGTLPTTAPQPSAGNTPLDELLRVSRRGGRVLITGPTGVMKTETAKAAAVRLERPLFVVKGSPNMDDQDFLGGYQMVGGKPEWVDGPFTQAFLRAQEAPVVLLFDELLRSDPINLSSAVGILDHVSAQEAGLMGVPHLEEGRYYLLRLKNGELVWAPVKNVLLIATTNLGDGYIQAGQSIDTALLGRFNLHLDMEYGDPAVTVALYERLSSDPQLAAHLYSIEVETRANHVSRSGLLEREANPRVVISWLEAILALVEDGWERHEAFRRAAETTLIPFCVPRNDFGRLEPAALEDLRRVLNEQALKLV; this comes from the coding sequence ATGCCCAAGACCTTCTGGTCGGCCGTCAATGCCATCGCGTTCACCCACACCAAGAGCCAGTCGGTGTGGCCCAGCCTGTCCTACCACCAGGCCATCCCGCCGGGCGCACACTCACAGCACAAGGACACCACGGCGAAGAGTGTCGTCGGCTTCGGTGTGCTCACTGCCATCTGCGGGGTCCTGACCGGCGACGTCCAGGCCACGCCGGGCAACGGGCAGGACGTGCTGATCTGCTACCCCACCACTGGGAGCGGCCAGAGTGGGAACCGCTGGCTGGGCGCGACGGTGCACGGCACCCACATCACCTTCGAGGGCGGCATCGGCCGCACCGGCCCGTTCGCCCTGACGGTCGTGCTGGCGGTCCTGAAATGCCACCCCGCCCTGGTGGAAGTTGAGACGCGCTGGTGGCTCCTGGTAGGCGAACTCTCCCGCCTGCGCGGCCCGCGCACGCCCGCCCAGCCGACCTTCACCAAGGCCGACCTGCGCCAGGCGAGCAATGACTCTGACGCCACGCTGGCCATGATGGCCCTGATCGACAGCCTCTACTACAGCATGAAGGCGCTGTTCTCCGTGGGCGAGATGGACCACCTGGACGTCGAGCCCACGCAGGCCACCCTGTTCCTGCCGCCGGAGGAGTTCACCATCCTCAAGGGCACCCTGCCCACCACCGCGCCGCAGCCGAGTGCCGGGAACACGCCGCTGGACGAACTGCTGCGGGTCTCGCGCCGCGGCGGGCGGGTACTGATCACCGGTCCCACCGGCGTGATGAAGACCGAGACGGCCAAGGCCGCCGCCGTGCGGCTGGAGCGGCCGCTCTTCGTGGTCAAGGGCAGCCCGAACATGGACGACCAGGACTTCCTCGGTGGCTACCAGATGGTCGGGGGCAAACCCGAGTGGGTGGACGGCCCCTTCACCCAGGCCTTCCTGCGCGCCCAGGAAGCGCCGGTGGTGTTGCTGTTCGACGAGCTGCTGCGCTCGGACCCGATCAACCTCTCCAGCGCCGTGGGCATCCTCGACCACGTCAGCGCCCAGGAGGCGGGGCTGATGGGCGTGCCGCACCTGGAAGAAGGGCGCTACTACCTGCTGCGCCTGAAAAACGGCGAGCTGGTCTGGGCGCCGGTGAAGAACGTCCTCCTCATCGCCACGACCAACCTCGGCGACGGGTACATCCAGGCCGGGCAGAGCATCGATACCGCGCTGCTGGGGCGCTTCAACCTCCACCTGGACATGGAGTACGGCGACCCGGCCGTCACGGTGGCCCTGTACGAGCGGCTGTCCAGCGACCCCCAGCTCGCGGCCCACCTGTACAGCATCGAGGTGGAGACGCGCGCCAACCACGTCAGCCGCTCGGGGCTGCTGGAGCGCGAGGCCAATCCCCGGGTCGTGATCAGTTGGCTGGAGGCGATCCTGGCCCTGGTGGAGGACGGGTGGGAGCGGCACGAGGCGTTCCGGCGGGCGGCCGAGACGACCCTGATCCCCTTCTGCGTGCCCCGGAACGACTTCGGGCGGCTGGAGCCCGCCGCGCTGGAGGACCTGCGGCGCGTGCTGAACGAGCAGGCGCTGAAGCTGGTGTAG